A single genomic interval of Gossypium raimondii isolate GPD5lz chromosome 11, ASM2569854v1, whole genome shotgun sequence harbors:
- the LOC105803099 gene encoding uncharacterized protein LOC105803099 isoform X3, with product MPCFTLSFSQAESHLQNSPSQHQTEAANKVTSTASFSLSFDCFVDQKQTCVHQASFHSFHRFSHVSLLEFEPKERYMLLKFVTSCSRAPLLGFKYLQPAFTIHKVASDAPLWAAIGGSDVEQLPSASTCYNTLKAL from the exons ATGCCCTGTTTTACCCTCTCATTTTCCCAAGCCGAAAGCCACCTTCAGAACTCTCCCTCCCAACATCAAACAGAAGCTGCCAACAAAGTCACCTCCACCGCTTCCTTTTCACtttcatttgattgttttgtcGACCAAAAACAGACTTGTGTTCATCAAGCTTCGTTCCATTCGTTCCATCGATTCTCCCACGTTTCCCTTTTAGAG TTTGAGCCCAAAGAACGTTATATGCTGCTAAAATTTGTGACCAGCTGTTCACGAGCTCCTTTACTGGGGTTCAAATACTTGCAGCCGGCTTTCACAATTCATAAG GTTGCAAGTGATGCTCCTCTTTGGGCTGCAATTGGAGGTTCGGATGTGGAGCAACTTCCATCAGCTTCTACATGCTATAACACTCTCAAG GCTTTGTAA
- the LOC105803099 gene encoding E3 ubiquitin-protein ligase UPL7 isoform X4 — protein sequence MTMGGLLLTMFYTFEPKERYMLLKFVTSCSRAPLLGFKYLQPAFTIHKVASDAPLWAAIGGSDVEQLPSASTCYNTLKLPTYKRSSTLKAKLRYAINSNAGFELS from the exons ATGACCATGGGAGGTCTGCTATTAACTATGTTCTATACA TTTGAGCCCAAAGAACGTTATATGCTGCTAAAATTTGTGACCAGCTGTTCACGAGCTCCTTTACTGGGGTTCAAATACTTGCAGCCGGCTTTCACAATTCATAAG GTTGCAAGTGATGCTCCTCTTTGGGCTGCAATTGGAGGTTCGGATGTGGAGCAACTTCCATCAGCTTCTACATGCTATAACACTCTCAAG CTTCCAACATACAAGCGGTCAAGTACTCTGAAAGCAAAGCTTCGTTATGCAATTAATTCTAATGCTGGATTTGAACTTTCTTAA
- the LOC105803098 gene encoding aluminum-activated malate transporter 14: protein MGSTVIDIPDGEGVVPGSKEKKKKVGDICCQFPIDLFFKEMKSNKHMTRKVIHSIKVGVALVFVSLLYLLDPLYKQVGENAMWAIMTVVVVFEFFAGATLSKGINRGIGTVLGGGLGCLAAIFAQAVGGVGKAIIVGITVFIFGAAATYTRQVPNVKKKFDYGAMIFILTFSLVVVSGLRAEQVLEIARDRLSTIAMGFAICLFISLLVFPIWASDELHDSLVARFEDLAVSLEGFSEEYFENVNEKEKSSFNFSSKCKSVLHSKTKDESLVNFASWEPWHAKFGFCYPWGIYLKLGEDLRDLATTILSLKGCLKSPTQPSESNTCRQPVKEPCEAIVASLAWTLRELGESIKKMKKCGSEDTIVPKLKTVRQELSQIPGPSTLGTNNLERTDGLGLATFMYSMVEMVEKMEELAKHVEQLGQRGGFS from the exons ATGGGCTCGACTGTTATAGATATTCCAGATGGAGAAGGGGTTGTCCCTGGCtctaaagaaaagaagaagaaagttggTGACATTTGCTGTCAATTCCccattgatttgttttttaaagaaatgaaaagtaaTAAGCATATGACGAGAAAAGTGATTCATAGTATCAAGGTTGGTGTTGCTTTAGTTTTCGTTTCACTGCTCTATCTACTTGATCCTCTGTACAAGCAAGTTGGAGAAAATGCCATGTGGGCCATTATGACTGTCGTGGTTGTCTTCGAGTTCTTTGCAG GCGCTACACTAAGCAAGGGCATAAATCGAGGAATTGGGACAGTATTAGGAGGTGGACTGGGGTGTTTAGCGGCAATTTTCGCCCAAGCAGTGGGTGGGGTTGGCAAAGCTATAATTGTCGGCATTACTGTCTTCATATTTG GTGCGGCCGCAACATACACTCGACAGGTTCCAAACGTTAAAAAGAAATTCGATTACGGAGCAATGATATTCATTCTCACGTTTAGCCTGGTTGTAGTGTCGGGTTTACGTGCTGAACAAGTGTTGGAAATAGCCCGTGACCGTCTTTCCACAATTGCCATGGGCTTCGCTATCTGCCTCTTTATAAGTTTGCTCGTCTTCCCCATTTGGGCTAGTGATGAACTCCATGACTCTTTAGTCGCCCGCTTCGAAGACCTTGCTGTCTCTCTCGAAG GGTTCTCCGAGGAGTACTTTGAAAATGTCAATGAGAAGGAGAAGTCTAGTTTTAATTTCAGTAGTAAATGCAAATCAGTCCTGCATTCCAAGACAAAGGATGAATCATTG GTAAATTTTGCAAGCTGGGAACCCTGGCATGCAAAATTTGGGTTTTGCTACCCTTGGGGAATATACCTAAAATTAGGGGAAGATTTAAGAGATTTGGCTACAACTATCCTTTCACTCAAAGGCTGCCTTAAATCACCTACACAG CCATCAGAAAGTAATACCTGTCGTCAGCCGGTGAAGGAACCATGTGAAGCAATTGTAGCATCACTAGCATGGACACTAAGAGAACTGGGAGAAAGcataaaaaagatgaaaaaatgtGGATCCGAGGATACCATAGTACCCAAATTGAAGACAGTGAGACAAGAACTAAGCCAAATTCCGGGTCCTTCCACATTGGGAACTAATAATTTGGAGAGAACTGATGGGTTAGGATTGGCTACCTTCATGTATTCGATGGTGGAGATGGTTGAAAAGATGGAAGAATTGGCAAAACATGTGGAACAACTTGGACAACGTGGAGGTTTCAGTtag
- the LOC105803099 gene encoding uncharacterized protein LOC105803099 isoform X1: MQLILMLDLNFLKDLRFLTGASFVTMSKRGWYMSKTTSLRQGNLSCRLSDVLFSLLLKAMASWFNLATHWLLPAPNRVMAAATTGFWDQSPWLHQSRQITLMKGRAEFVSRSPRVDSKQKMWNSPKTAPAWTNSLVKGYYAKLSEGAIDHQDYYSTFHKTNLQKKFTEQ, from the exons ATGCAATTAATTCTAATGCTGGATTTGAACTTTCTTAAGGACCTGAGATTTTTAACTGGCGCAA GCTTTGTAACCATGTCCAAGAGAGGCTGGTATATGTCGAAGACCACAAGTTTAAGACAAGGCAATCTGTCCTGTAGGCTTAGTGACGTGTTGTTCAGTTTATTGTTGAAGGCAATGGCATCTTGGTTTAACCTTGCAACACACTGGTTACTTCCAGCACCAAATAGGGTGATGGCTGCAG CAACTACCGGATTCTGGGACCAGAGTCCTTGGCTGCACCAGTCGAGGCAAATAACACTGATGAAAGGCCGTGCTGAATTTGTAAGTCGGTCACCAAGAGTGGATTCTAAACAGAAGATGTGGAATAGTCCGAAGACTGCCCCAGCATGGACTAACTCTCTTGTGAAAGGTTATTATGCTAAGCTTAGTGAAGGTGCTATAGATCATCAAGATTACTATTCAACCTTTCACAAGACAAACCTCCAGAAGAAATTCACGGAGCAATAA
- the LOC105803099 gene encoding E3 ubiquitin-protein ligase UPL7 isoform X2 — MPCFTLSFSQAESHLQNSPSQHQTEAANKVTSTASFSLSFDCFVDQKQTCVHQASFHSFHRFSHVSLLEFEPKERYMLLKFVTSCSRAPLLGFKYLQPAFTIHKVASDAPLWAAIGGSDVEQLPSASTCYNTLKLPTYKRSSTLKAKLRYAINSNAGFELS; from the exons ATGCCCTGTTTTACCCTCTCATTTTCCCAAGCCGAAAGCCACCTTCAGAACTCTCCCTCCCAACATCAAACAGAAGCTGCCAACAAAGTCACCTCCACCGCTTCCTTTTCACtttcatttgattgttttgtcGACCAAAAACAGACTTGTGTTCATCAAGCTTCGTTCCATTCGTTCCATCGATTCTCCCACGTTTCCCTTTTAGAG TTTGAGCCCAAAGAACGTTATATGCTGCTAAAATTTGTGACCAGCTGTTCACGAGCTCCTTTACTGGGGTTCAAATACTTGCAGCCGGCTTTCACAATTCATAAG GTTGCAAGTGATGCTCCTCTTTGGGCTGCAATTGGAGGTTCGGATGTGGAGCAACTTCCATCAGCTTCTACATGCTATAACACTCTCAAG CTTCCAACATACAAGCGGTCAAGTACTCTGAAAGCAAAGCTTCGTTATGCAATTAATTCTAATGCTGGATTTGAACTTTCTTAA